The genomic segment GTCAGGAGGATGAAGATGTTTCTTTTCCAAAATATTCTGCTTTAAAATGTCTCTAATTAGTTATCCCAATATTGTgcattgcagtgttttttttttaacattttcacgagatgtgggctttgctggctggccagcatttattgcccatctctaattgcccttgcgaagcTGGGTGAgttgccaccttgaactgctgcagtccatgtggtgcatttGCTTTTATATTGGTGTCCTTGGCAGCAAAAAGTTATCAAATCCTGCCTCTCCTTCGCCATTTGTAAATGGTATAATAGTTGAGTAAAACTTTTTAATATTGCTCTAGTTGTGAATTTTTTTCTAGTTGAAAGAAGGAAAGCATTTCTACCCTGAATGGAGGGACTTTACTTTTGTGTACATGTGTAATAAATTGGCATTTGATAATGTTTCATTTGTACCTAGACTACTCAAATGACTAGTTGCAGCATGAATTGGCTGCTGAGCTTCCCTGCTATCATGTTTTAAAGCTTGCCTAAACAAGTTACTTTATCTAAAATTTCTATCTTTTGTAACACATGAGATACCAATCTGTCTGCATTTTTGTTATGCAGGCTTTGCTGCAtaatgatttttttctctctcccttcccaatcTCCCCACAATTTTTGTCACTTGAATTTGCCAGAAAAAGACTTCCATCATCTCAGATGGTGAAAGGACTCCATTGTGGGTCACCATCCTGCTCCATGAATAAATGATTAATTTGTATTTTAGGCCAAGAGCGCTTCACTTCCATGACCAGATTATACTACAGAGATGCTGGAGCGTGCATTGTTATGTTTGATGTGACAAATACAGCAACCTTCCGGAATTGCCTTAAGTGGAAGCATGATTTAGACAGCAAAGTTGCTTTGGTGGATGGAAGCCCTGTGCCATGTATCCTCTTGGCAAACAAGGTGAGTTGAAGTGGATTTGATGCAGCACTTGTTCCAAGATTTATATTCTTTTTCCATTTGTAAAGCAAATTTTCTTAACTCTAAAGTAACCAGGGTGCACTTGGACTAATGTAGAGTAAAACATAATTtgtcaaacttttttttaaaaaaaaaatctggtagcTAGAACTCAGCGATGCAGAAATCTGACAACAAATGAGCAAAGGCAGAAGATTCCAAGATATGATGTTCTGAAATTCTGTCCGATTCCTCCATGACAACTAATTTTCCATCAACCTTTTGTGACATACAACTTTGAATTCTGCAATCAGGTTATAAGGAGAATCAGTTTTTCATTGAGTGATTGTCTGACGCTTATCAATACAACTTTTAATCCTACTCTAAACCAGATATTTATCCATGTCAGTTTTTAAGATTTAACATTAGTACTTTTGATGAGAATGTATTCCACATGTCTGCTGCCTTTGGAGGAAGAACCTCTGATCCTTCTTACTCCTTGAAGCTTGCTGCTTTATCTACTTGTCCACCAGTATTTTAGTTGAGGTTAAGTGTTAATAAGCTGCTTGGGTTTTTATTTTGGCTTAAATAACTTAATCAATCAACCCTCAATCTTTTCCTTGATTTGAGAAGTAAATTGTCAACCGTATAACTTGAACACTCCTATTTGAACTCTGCAGTGCATCAATACCTTCTTTCGAAGGAAGAATGAAGGAAGTTGTCTCAATATCTCTTTTCCAATGTTGAGGATTTTTCCTTTTTCAAagataaaatgtaaaaaaaaaaatcaccattttGACCACTGTTTCCAGTACTTGATTTGTAAGATTCATCTTGGATCCTATTAATTCTTTTGCAGCAATCTTTCATTGGCTATTTCCAAAATAAGACGTGtttaaatctttctttttcattTCCATCTTTTTCAATGTATGCAAACAAATTTTGTTTTCTGATGTACATCATTTGCGTTCTTCCACTTTAAATTTCATCATCCTTAACCCAGCTGTTCAGATGCATTTGAATGCGATTAATCTGCTTGCATAGTTTGTAGCAAATTGTTTTTTGCGCAAGTTTCTTTTACATGGCCCTTTTTGAGTAATATTAAACAACAAAAGACCCAGAACAGACTACTGTAAATCTAGTCAGTACCCAATGTGCACACTTGACCCCCTTCTAGTGTTGCCTTTGTTTACCCACACCATTTTTTGGTGCAGTTACGTAATTTGACGTTGCCAGTTTTTAGTTCTTGAAAATAATTCTGCTTGATTGCTGGGTTGTTGGGTTACTTTAATCAACTGGTTTTATTTTTGGTATTTTACAATTGTTTGTGCATGCATGCAGTTTGTCTCTGGCCTTTTAAATACATTTAATAAACATAACAGCACATCATCTCGGAGTTCCCCTGTGCGCTCGGTACTGGTGAAATGTGAGTTTGCAGTTCCTTCATCTTGagcaaagttggcagatggaaacCTGATGTCCCCTTCAACAAATGGCTTCCAAATCAGAAGCAAAGGCAGCTCTGCATACCCTCTGGCAACAGAGCAGTATTAGCAGGAGTTTGGGAGCAGGTTTCGAACCTCTTTGCCAAGCAGATTTGTGGTCCATGGCAGCTTGAATTTAAGGAGAAAAAAATACGGGTAATGAATTGTTAAAATAAAGTTAATACTGAAAAATTAACCACTAGGTGGTGCTAAAATTATTGGGATAAACTGCAGTGCTGTGGAGCAGTATTTTAAATAACACGTGTGAATTGTAAAAAAAAGTTTGCAACATGATTAAATATTCTATGgctatcttttttcaaatatacAATAAAGCTGTGACCAATACTTGGTTTTTTTTGCCATACAATTTGGATGGGATGGAAGATATAATTGAGTTAATTCTGATAATTAAGTAAGATCTTGGTTTTATGACTTAAATTTTCAGAACCATCTTTACCAGCTGCAAAGAAGAAATACTCCCCCCACAACTAGGAATTGAAATTAAATCTTTACCTTTTGATGGCCCCTCAAaagctctttttttaaaaatctcatctaTTGCTATAGTTGTTTAGTACATAAGTGGTAgtcattttaaaaatgcaaagggtTAATTCCCTAAACTGGAATTTTATTTGGATAATGCTTCGTATTTTAATAGAAAAATACTTTTTTGTTCACCTTTTTCtcctcttctcccccaccccccaccaccctttgcaAATAGTGTGACTTGTCAGAATGGGCAATCAGCAGAAATGAGATTGATCTGTTCAGTAAAGAAAACCATTTTGTTGGTTGGATTGAAACTTCTGTGAAAGAAAACAAGAATGTTGCTCAAGCCATGAGGTGTGTTGTGGAACTGTTCCAAAGTATTCACTGTTTTGGAATTTGTTACTGTAATAATAGAATAATTTCAGGAAATTTTAAAGACATTGCTTTTTATTTTGCTGCTTTGTAAAGCATTCTGTATTCTTGTATACGTAGGGAAGCAAAAGTGGTGTAATTTATTTAAAATTCAAACGTTTTTAGAGTTCTGAACAGTAATCTTGTTCTGTAGATGGCCGTTTTAACATAAAATCCCATTTTCTTTGTTTTTCCAGAGTATTAGTAGAGTGTTTGATGTCAAAGCCTAGTTTGGGATCTCCGGCCCAAAACCAAGGGGATTACATTCAGCTAAGGGACGTGCCCAAAAGTGAAAGTCATCAGAATTCACCATGCTGTTGAAAAATCATAACACTACATGTGTCGAAGGATTTTGTATGACCACCGTGTCTTAAGCGTTAAATTGACTAGTTTTCACCAGACTAGTTCTGGAGGAATTCTGAACATTGAAATATTGTATGCTTCACAACCATGTAAGTTGATGCCAGTTTTTTGATTATTAGATTGATGTGATCTTTAATCAAAGTTTTAGACTGGTTAGTGGGCTAAATCTACTAAAATTCAGCTCTAGACTCCTGGTAGACATAGGGTTAGAAGTCTAACTTTGTAACTTCACTACCAATAGTAATTCATAAAGATATGGACTCGAACAAACTTAGCTTAAACCAAGTAAGGTTGACCTTCAGTATTATAAATTTGTGAACTGTTCTTGGCAGTTGCTTTTTAAATTGATGTTTGAGCTCCTGTCCTAACTTTGGAGTTTGATCTGGGGTCAGGGATGACAAAAATGAACAGCTCGCTCGATTTCTGTTTCAATGGTGATGAATTGTTCACATCATACATGTGTATTGTGCCAATGCCTCTGGAA from the Carcharodon carcharias isolate sCarCar2 chromosome 9, sCarCar2.pri, whole genome shotgun sequence genome contains:
- the LOC121282367 gene encoding ras-related protein Rab-7L1-like: MASDYLFKVLVIGDCTVGKTSLVQRYANDSFSKNYKSTVGVDFALKIVQWSDTETVRLQLWDIAGQERFTSMTRLYYRDAGACIVMFDVTNTATFRNCLKWKHDLDSKVALVDGSPVPCILLANKCDLSEWAISRNEIDLFSKENHFVGWIETSVKENKNVAQAMRVLVECLMSKPSLGSPAQNQGDYIQLRDVPKSESHQNSPCC